Genomic segment of Tissierella sp.:
AATAAAAATCATGAGAAACCATTAGAATTGCGCCATTATAGTTTATTAAGGCCTTTTCCAATGCTAGCTGTGAATAAGTGTCCAAATGACTTGTTGGCTCATCGAGAAGCAACATATTTGCATTGCTAACGGAAATTTTAGCTAATTGAAGTATATTTTTTTCTCCACCAGATAAAGAGCCTATTTTTTGATGCATAAATTCTTCATCAAAACCATAGCTTGAAATACAAGCGCCAATCTCTTCATAGGTTTTAAACCCAGCATCGAAGAGTTCTTCAGCAATGGTATTAGAATCAGTTAGCATTTCATCTTGAAATTGAGATAAATAAGCAACTTCAATATTTTCATTTATGACAATAGACTCATTGTTGTTTCTAAATATTTCTCGAAGCAAAGTGGTTTTACCGCTACCATTTCCACCGATTAGGGCTACTTTATCAGTTGATTTTATCTCAAAGTTAATACTTTCTAGTAGCACATCATCAAAGGCAAGGTTATAGTCATTGACTTTTAAAGCAATAGTTTCTTCTATTTCATTATCCGTAACTAAGCTTATATCCGGTTGATTAATATATACAAAGGGTGATTTAATCCTACGAGCTTCCAATCTTTCTTGAATTTTAACTCTAGCATTTAGTGATTTTCCTCTAGCTGCTTCAGTATTGAAGGTTGCAATAAATCTTAGTTTATCAATTATTTTGTCATTTCTCTCAATTTCCTCAGCATCTGCATGAGCTAATTCTTGTAATTTAATTTTGCTTTCCAGTAGTGAAAAGTTGTAATCAATATATCTGCCATCAAACTCTTGGAGCTCCATATTTTCAAGGTGCAAGATTTTATTAAAACAATGATTTAACAGAAATCTATTGTGAGTAATAACTAGTAGTATTCCTTTATGTGAATTAATTAGGTTTTTAAGTGAAATAAGGTTATCTAAGTCTAAAAATACATCTGGTTCGTCCATAATCATTAAATCTGGGCTATTTAACATTTCCTTAATTACTTGAATAAGTTTGAATTCTCCACCACTAAGCTGAGAAATCATTAGATCTTTATGTTTGATTAGATTTGCTAAA
This window contains:
- a CDS encoding ATP-binding cassette domain-containing protein, with amino-acid sequence MIKVDNLSYSFPQKDLYNKISFTLEEGQHCAFIGTSGSGKSSLVDLIMDPERYTFDGTIEIDPHCRIGYVSQFSQTNKTKEITVLEYIGEEFIRLQNEISSICTEMETSSDIDPLLEKYQQALDAFDAIGGDDFESHINKKLSLANLIKHKDLMISQLSGGEFKLIQVIKEMLNSPDLMIMDEPDVFLDLDNLISLKNLINSHKGILLVITHNRFLLNHCFNKILHLENMELQEFDGRYIDYNFSLLESKIKLQELAHADAEEIERNDKIIDKLRFIATFNTEAARGKSLNARVKIQERLEARRIKSPFVYINQPDISLVTDNEIEETIALKVNDYNLAFDDVLLESINFEIKSTDKVALIGGNGSGKTTLLREIFRNNNESIVINENIEVAYLSQFQDEMLTDSNTIAEELFDAGFKTYEEIGACISSYGFDEEFMHQKIGSLSGGEKNILQLAKISVSNANMLLLDEPTSHLDTYSQLALEKALINYNGAILMVSHDFYSIVNCMDFVLLIEDKKIRKISTRKFRKMIYENHFDKDYLEIEQKKKAVERKIELALNDYDFELAKLLSEELESIIKLL